The genomic segment GGAGCGACTGGAGGCCAAAGTGATCGAGCCCCTAAAAGGTTACGGTGCTGTGGTCAAACGTAAAAGGGTGAGCATTAGCATTCCTGCTAGCATTGCTGACCTGTGTTGTCATGGCAACAAGTGTGTGTTGTCTAGAGATGTCACGATGtcaacatttcttatcacggttattattatcgcggtattctTAAATGTGCTCAACAGTTTCAGAAAGTACTTACACTGaagtcttttaaccaagttttatttaaaagaagaaaaaaacacaaacaacacattcaaaatcatttcctttgtagaagaaacattattgtagataaaaaGCAGAAATTAAATGTGAACATGAAAGCAACACAAACATTATAAACACAGTTATATgccagaagaaaaaaaataccaaatataaatacaaatacatgtgaATATTGTGCAATatagcactttatggacataagagataaacaaataaaaacaaatgtaagcattttgcaagatggcacctgatggccataagacgtaactgcactttttgttcatataaataaaaatagtgttcatgtataagatctagtcttatacatagggctgcacgattatgaccaaaataataattaagactATTTTGATCAATATTAAAATCACGACTATTAATcaggattatttttttattttaggtaaaacagtgttggggtgtgaacgtgacGCCATcctgtaatttgtaatgtctaataaataagctatagataaacgttacccatttatttaaatacaaatgtttgtgtatgtgttCATTAAGAGTATCAACGtgtcatctttttctcattacaagACGTCTTtacctctatttttacattttgatagagggatgtatttttttaagttatgtacatttgaatgtactgtacatgtagatgctgtatcgggacagatccattaagagtttgagcagaaacatGTTGTATAAGAATTAACTGTAcgccataaaacattaacaaaatactgtgtcacatgaaaggtttttaaaggcctactgaaacctactactaccgaccacgcagtctgatagtttatatatcaatgatgaaatcttaacattgcaatacatgccaatacggccgggttaacttataaagtgacttttaaaacttcccgggaaatatccggctgaaacgtcgcggtatgatgacgtatgcgcgtgactaagtcagagtaacggaagttatggtacccgtagaatcctatacaaaaagctctgttttcatttcataattccacagtattttggacatcttttgcaatttgtttaatgaacaatgaaggctgcaaagaagacagttgtaggtgggatcggtgtattagcagcggactacagcaacacaaccaggaggactttgttggagcgctagccgcgctagccgccgacctcaccttgacttcctacgtctccgggccgccaaacgcatcgggtgaagtcctttgtccttctgccgatcgctggaacgcaggtgagcacgggtgttgatgagtagatgagggctggctggcgtaggtggagagctaatgtttttagcatagctctgtgaggtcccgttgctaagttgctaagttagcttcaatggcgtcgttagcacagcattgttaaccttcgccagcctggaaagcattaaccgtgtatttacatgtccacggtttaatagtattgttgattttctatctatccttccagtcagaggtttatttttttgtttctatatgcagttaaagcacgatgctatcacgttagctcgtagctaaagcatttcgccgatgtattgtcgtggagataaaaggcactgaatgtccgttttgcgttctcgactctcattttcaagaggatatagtatccgaggtggtttaacatacaaatccgtgatccacaataaaaaaaggagagtgtggaatccaatgagccagcttgtacttaagttacggtcagagcgaaaaaagatacgtccatcactgtttctcaagtccttcactgtaacgttcctcatctacgaatctttcctcctcgctcaaattaatggggtaatcatcagtttctcggtccgaatctctctcgctccattgtaaacaatggggaattgtgaggaatactagctcctgtgacgtcacgctacttccggtacaggcaaggcttttttttatcagcgagcaaaagttgcgaactctatcgtcgattttctctattaaatcctttcagcaaaaatatggcaatatcgcgaaatgatcaagtatgacacatagaatggatctgctattcccgtttaaataaaaaaaaaatcatttcagtgggtctttaaagtaataactttgaaatgaaaaaaacacGAGTTATgtcaaaaacatggtgtttactttttgatatcaaaataaaacacaaagcagtgtggctaatgaagatgaagtcaaataaacaagctttgttattCTCCAACAACGCCTCGTAGTGGtttagtgcaacagtttggccaacaaaaataaacagcagtgatacctctcacatcgaatacacaattttcacagcctgcgttcaattaaatgagatgacaaaacattatagctagtattgatgttatttgaaagcTGATAAAAGTAGAAGTTAAATAAATgacgagtgagcatcccagtaaaaAAAACCTGAAGATTTtctaaacaagttgtggcaacgttctCGACACATCCCCTGATACATGCatgcagtgttgcctaaaatgcattcatAAATGACAgattttcggtaattaaaaatgtgaaccgtattactaaccgtcttgaattttaccgcggtttataATTATACCATTTAGTATTACATTCGTAGTGTTGTCATAGCAACAAGTGTGTCGTCACAGCAACAGGTGCGTATGTCATCACAGCAACAAGTGTGTGTGTCGTCACAGCAACGAGTGTGTGTATGTCGTCACagcaacaagtgtgtgtgtgtcgtcaTAGCAAAAAGTCTGTCGTCatagtaacaagtgtgtgtttgtCGTCAAAGCAGCAAGTGTGTATGTGTCGTCATAGCAGCGAGTGTGTATGTGTTGTCATAGCAACAAGTGTGTATGTGTCGTCATAGCAAAAAGTCTGTCGTCatagtaacaagtgtgtgtttgtCGTCAAAGCAGCAAGTGTGTATGTGTCGTCATAGCAAAAAGTCTGTCGTCATGGTAACAAGTGTGTGTCGTCAAAGCAGCAAGTGTGTATGTCGTCGTCATAGCAGCGAGTGGGTATGTGTCGTCATAGCAACAAGGGTATGTGTCGTCATAGCAACAAGTGTGTATGTGTCGTCATAGCAGCAAGTGTGTATGTGTCGTCATAGCAACAAGTGTTTGTCATCACAGCAACAATTGTGTGGGTGTGTCGTCATAGCAACAAGTGTGTGTTTGTCGTCAAAGCAGCAAGTGTGTATGTCGTCGTCATAGCAGCGAGTGGGTGTGTCGTCATAGCAACAAGTGTGTATGTGTCGTCATAGCAGCAAGTGTGTATGTGTCGTCATAGCAACAAGTGTTTGTCATCACAGCAACAATTGTGTGGGTGTGTCGTCATAGCAACAAGTGTGTGTTTGTCGTCAAAGCAGCAAGTGTGTATGTCGTCGTCATAGCAGCGAGTGGGTATGTGTCGTCATAGCAACAAGTGTGTATGTGTCGTCATAGCAGCAAGTGTGTATGTGTCGTCATAGCAACAGGTGTTTGTCATCACAGCAACAATTGTGTGGGGGTGTCGTCATAGCAACAAGTGTGTGGTTGTCGTCATAGCAACAAGTGTTTGTGTGTCCACCTAGGATGACGTGAAGACGACTCAAAGCGCCAGAACACAGGAGTCCAAAAAAATGGATCGGCTGGAAAGAACTCGCCAGAAGAACCCATCAGACCGCCAAATCATCGTATCTTTCACCtggaatgtttgtgtgtgtgtgtgtacacacagaATGTAGCGTACAGTATATAAAGTGTGTACAGTCGTGTATACAGTAAGTAGAGTATAGTATACACCGAAATTAGAGTACAGTACATACCGGATGTACAGTACAATATGTAAAGTACACTAGAGTATTCACAACACAGTAAGAATAGTTTGTAGAGTATGTACAGTTGagtatatactgtaagtacagcACAATATgtaaagtatatactgtacagtaaATACAGTAGAGTATATACAGCAAGTAGAGTACAGTATACACATAATGTTGCTTACAGTGTGTACAGTAGAGTAATACAGTAAATAAAGTACCGTATACACAGTGGACACAGTACAATTTGTAGAGCTCAGTATATACAGTAAGTACAATACAGTATGTATAgtaagtacagtacagtatatatatactcaaCAGTACATACAGTTGAGTATATACAGTAAGTACAATAGAGTATACACAGtgagtacagtatatatagtcagTAGAGTAGATTATACGTTAAGTAGAGtatatacagtaagtacagtagagTATACAATAAGTACAGcaagtacatacagtaagtacagtacagtaggtacagtTTATACAGtgagtacagtatatacaataagTAGAGTATATACAGTGAGTGCAGTAAAGTgtatacagtaagtacagtagagTTTATACTGtgagtacagtatatacaataagTAGAGTATACATTAAGTAGAGtatatacagtaagtacagtacagtaggtacagtACAATATCTATCATACAGTATATAGAGTTAGTAGAGTATGTGAATATGTGATGTACCTTGACTCCGCCCCCAGTCTCAGgtgcgttgacagaaatgtttgcACACCAACAATATTTTGCGTTGTGATGATGACTTCGTCCTCGTGCGCGTCAGGCGGAGAGCGACTTGCAGCGAGCCACCATGGACGCCACGCGCACGACACGTCAACTGGAGGAGACCATGGACGAGTTTGAGAAGCAGAAGATCCAAGACCTCAAGGTGGGCGATGGCGTCTCCAAGCCACGCCTCCAAGCGGCGTTTGAAAAGTGTCTCTGTCCTCACAGAAAATCCTGAGCGACTTTGTTACCGTGGAGATGTCCTTCCACGCCAAGGCCTTGGAGCTTTACACGCTGGCTTATCAGAGCATCCAGagtgtggaggaggaggaggacctgAAGGTAAGCTCCGCCCACCCGCAGAGGCTCAGCAGTCACATGACCTAAAACGCTGCGTTCAGGTGTTCAGAAGTTCCCTGCACCCCCCCGATTACCTGACGCGCTCCGACATGGTGAGGGCCAATTCAAGAACTTCCCTCGAGGGCACCGCCTGCTTCCTGTCTGCCTCCACATCTTTTCAGGTAAGTCCCGCCCTCTTTGGCTTCACGCTCACCTTCTCTGTCCTGATCCCGTCCGATGGTCGCCGTAGCAACAGAGAGCCTCCGGACGCCAAGCGAGCagagaggaagaagaggaggatgaAGATGAAtctgaggaagaggaggatgatgACTCTGAGGGGGAAAGTTGATGAAGAAGCTCCGCCCTTTTAGGACGTCTGGTCAGTGTTGGAGTCTGATCACTTCTTGGCCTTTTTATTTGGCTTTTTATTTTCAATTGTCTTAATTTGTCTTCGCTTTAtacttttgtgtttttatttgtatttgtcttttgatttttattcaactttatttttatttggctttttatttgtatgttggctttttctttgtcattttggatttttattttgactctttttcttttttcttttgctTATTTGGCTttttgtttgtattgttttactttgtatttttctttttatttagcttttcctttgtttggtttttcttcttcttttcaattttattttttatttgaatttagatttttcttttgtgttttttaaatttttattctgaTTTTTTGGGACCGTGACCAGTGATGGCGAAAAGAAAATGTGTGATGGTAACCATAGATAAGGAAACGTAAACATGCTTACATTGTATGGTATCATTAATAAACATGATTATTTTGTAGAACATCATTAATTAACATGATAATTGTGTATTATATAATTATAACCATGATTATATTGTATGATATCattaataaatatgcatatattgtATGATTTCATTATTAACCATGCTTATATCGTATTACATAATTACTAAACATGATTATATtgcatggttttatttttaaccatGCTTATATTGTCTGCCACACATCTGTACTCGGCAGGCAACCCAGAAAATACCACATTGAACACATGGATAAGAAGAGAAGTGGGAGTGTCAAATGTTGTGATTTGGGGCCAGCTCTACTTCGAGGCAAGGTGGGGCAGAGCCCCCTCAAATATATGTATTGCACCTATAACTATatataactaatatatatatacacatatatatatatatatatatatatatacacatatatatatatatatatatatatatacacatatatatatatatatatatacacacatatatatatatatatatacacatatatatatatatatatatatatatatatatatatatatatatatatatatatatatatatatatatatatatatatatatatatatatatatatatatataagaacacAAAACAATGGCTTATCCATTGAACGCCATCTTGCTTTTTCTTGTTCTGTTTTGTGTACACGCAGTGTGGAGAGCCGGAAGAAGACGTCTTCTTCTTCATTAGTTTAATGGTAGTTGGgaagcaaccttgtggtgtgcattaccgccaccttttGATATGGAGTGTGGACCGAGATTAAAGATTGGAACCCTACtctatattattttaattaatattttaattatatatatatatatatatatatatatatatatatatatatatatatatatatatatatatatatatatatatatatatatatatgtgtatatatatatatatatatatatatgtgtatatatatatatatatatatatatatatatatatatatgtgtgtatatatatatatatatatatatatatatatatatatatatatatatatatatatatatatatatatatatatatatatgtgtatatatatatatatatatatatatatatatatatatatatatatatatatatatatatatatatatatatatatatatatatatgtgtatatatatatatatatatatatatatatgtgtgtatatatatatatatatatatatatatatgtgtgtatatatatatatatatgtgtgtatatatatatatatatgtgtatatatatatatatatatatatatgtgtatatatatatatatgtatatatgtatatatatatatatatatatatatatatatatatatatatatacatatgtatatatacatatgtatatatacatatgtatatatacatatgtatatatacatatatatatatatacatatgtatatatacatatatatatatatatgtatatgtgtatatatttattatatatatttttatatatatattttatagatacgtttttttaaaaaaaagactgggttaattaaaataatatagaGTAGGGTTCCAATCTTTAATCTCGGTCCACACTCCATATCaaaaggtggcggtaatgcacaccacaaggttgcttcCCAACTACCATTAAACTAATGAAGAAGAAGACGTCTTCTTCCGGCTCTCCACACTGCGTGTACACAAAACAGAACAAGAAAAAGCAAGATGGCGTTCAATGGATAAGCCATTGTTTTGTGTTCTTAATCAGTGCGTACATGGAAAAATGTATGCTGTTTAATAAATTAAACGTCATAAATGGCTGTTTTTGT from the Entelurus aequoreus isolate RoL-2023_Sb linkage group LG20, RoL_Eaeq_v1.1, whole genome shotgun sequence genome contains:
- the LOC133635817 gene encoding CBY1-interacting BAR domain-containing protein 1-like, translated to MSRTPDARMRDNQTKRIQERISNVEKHFGEMCQMFASYGRNSARLRDKADLLVRELGKYSDTETPSLKTGLKHFASHLAKIQDYRQAQVERLEAKVIEPLKGYGAVVKRKRDDVKTTQSARTQESKKMDRLERTRQKNPSDRQIISQAESDLQRATMDATRTTRQLEETMDEFEKQKIQDLKKILSDFVTVEMSFHAKALELYTLAYQSIQSVEEEEDLKVFRSSLHPPDYLTRSDMVRANSRTSLEGTACFLSASTSFQQQRASGRQASREEEEEDEDESEEEEDDDSEGES